The DNA segment GCCGATGGGGCGCTTGAATGTGCGGCCCGCAACCAGTTGCTTGACCGGCGTGCCCGCCGACTTTGCCTGCATGTCAAAGTCGAGCACCGCTTTCCACATCGGCACCAGAAAGCAGAGGTGGCGCTGCTGGCCTGTGTACTCCTGAGTGATTTGCAGCTCGATCACTTGATTGGTCTTTTCAAGCCCGCCGAACAAGGGCGACGCTGGCTCGCGCACCTGAAAGTCAATCGGCCCATGTTTGATCTGCAATACGGCGTTATCGTCAAATTGGCCGTCGAGCGGGTGCAGGTTGTTGTAAGCGGCGGCGGCGCGGTCATTCTTCAAGTTGCGCCAGTCCATGTGATGGTCATAAACAAACCCGCGATAAAAGATGACGCCGCCGTGTGGGCCGAGGGCGCGAGCAATGACGTTCGCCGCGTCGGCGTGCGTGCGCCCATAAGCCGACGGGCCGAGGCGGCCTTCGGAGTCGGCTTTCAACACGAAGCCGCCGAAGTCAGGAATCGCGGCGTAGATTTCATCGGCTTTCGTCTTCCACCAGCGGGCGACGCGCGCATCGAGCGGATCAAAGGTGTCGAGGCCGCCGATCTTCTGCGGGCTGCTGAAATCAACCGAGACGAAGAGCTTGACGCCCCACGGGCGAAAGACTTCGGCGACGCGGGCGAGTTGCGGCAGGAATTCTGTGGTGATGACGCGCGGGTTGGCGTTGACGTTGTTGATTGAACAGGCGTTCACGCCGACCGAGGCCATCAGCCGCGCGTAATCGCGCACGCGGCCGAGATCGCTGACGACGTTGTTGTTAGCAAAGAAGATGGATGGGCCGGCATAGCCGCGCTCAATCGTGCCGTCGAGATTGTCCCAGTGATTCAACATGCGAACCCCCGCGTAAGGGTTCTCCTGCACATCGAGCGCATCAACCGCTTCGCCGAGCGCCATGCGGCGCAAGAGCCCGAACGCGCCGTACAGCACGCCGCGGTCATTCGCGCCGGTGACGAGCAAATACGCATGGCCGCCGCGCTTCACGGTCTTTAGCCAAAAGCCGTCGGCGGTCAACGCCAGGCTCGGGCCGAGCGAGGGAAACATTTTACGCAACGAATCGATAGTGCCGAGCAAGATCGCGTCTTCATCAGGCAAGCGCGAAACGACGCGCAAGCTCCGGTCAAGCATCCCGCGCACGCCGCGCCACAGCTCTTCACGAGCGGCTTTGATCACCGGCGACTCATCAAGCGCCACCACTACGGCAGGCAAGCGGTCATACGTTTGCCTGATCGCTCGCTCGTCTACCGCGGCATAGCGCAGCCACGCGTCATAGCCGGCGGCGCGCGGCGGCGGCGATGCCGGCGCGATGGCGTTTAACAACAGAATGGCGACGGCGGCTACCCACATCGGGCGATGATGGTTCTTCATTAGACATGCTCTTAATGGAATTCGTCTCAGCATAACATAAGCGCGGCGGCGCTCTGAATCAGCGGCGGCTTGAATGACGAATCGGCAATCTGTCAGAATGTCGGCCCAGATCACCGCAAGCGAGATTGACCATGAAACTCAAGCCAATGTGTGCTGTCCTTCTGCTGACACTCTCAATTGCCGGCGTCGCCGCCCAGGCGAATTCGTCGCAAACTACCCGCGCGCCGCGGCGCGCTACGGCTCGGCCTCTGCGCGATTATCCGGTTAAGCCTGTGCCGTTCACCGCCGTGCATTTCAATGACCAGTTCTGGGCGCCGCGCATTGAGATTAACCGCCGGGTCAGCATCCCATTCGCTTTTCAAAAGTGCGAAGAGACCGGGCGCATCGCCAACCTTGAGCGCGCCGCTGCCGCTATCCGCAACCAGCCGAACCGTGACAAGAAACTGCCGGCCTACCCCTTTGACGACACCGATATTTATAAAGTCATCGAAGGCGCGGCCTACACCTTGAGCGTGCAGCGCGACGCGCGGCTCGAAGCCTACATTGACGGATTGATCGTCAAGATCGCGGCGGCGCAAGAGCCGGACGGTTACCTCTATCCGGCGCGCACGATCAATCCCGAAAAGCCGCATGCGTGGGCCGGCGCGCATCGTTTCGAGTTAGAGCGCCTGGACAGCCACGAGCTTTACGAGATCGGCCACCTCACGGAAGCCGCCGTCGCTTATTATCAAGCGACCGGCAAGCGCGCCTTGCTCGACGTGGCGCTCAAGTGTGCCGACCTGCTCGACCGCACTTTCGGACCCGGCAAGCAGAGCATCTGGCCCGGCCACCAGATCACCGAGATGGCGCTGGCGCGGCTCTACCGCGAGAGCGGCGATGAGCGTTACCTGCGGCTTGCCAAGTTCCTGCTCGACGCGCGCGGCCCGGATGGCAGCAAAGGCGGGGGCCGCACCTACAATCAGTCGCACGCCAAAGTCACCGATCAGGCCGAAGCCGTCGGCCATGCGGTGCGCGCCACTTATATGTATTCGGGGATGGCCGACGTAGCGGCGCTAACGGGTGATGATTCTTACATTCGCGCCATTGACCGCATCTGGAGCAACGTCGTCAATCAGAAGCTCTACATCACCGGCGGCCTCGGGGCCATCGGCAATATCGAAGGCTTCGGCAAGAATTACGAGCTGCCCAACATGACGGCGTACAACGAAACCTGCGCCGCCATCGGCAACGACTTCTGGAACTATCGCCTCTTCTTGCTGCACCAGGACGCGCGCTACATTGACGTGATGGAGCGGACGCTTTACAACGGCTTGCTTTCGGGCGTCTCGCTCGACGGCAAATCGTTCTTCTATCCCAACCCGCTCGAATCCAATGGCCAGCACCAGCGCAGCCCGTGGTTCGGCGTCGCCTGCTGCCCCGGCAACATGACGCGCTTTCTCGCATCGGTGCCGGGCTACGTTTACGCCGAGCAGGGCGACACGCTCTACGTCAATCTCTATGTCGCAAGCACGGCAGCCATCAAGCTCGACAATGGCCGCGCGGTTCACATGACGCAAGCGACGAGCTACCCGTGGGCCGGCGACGTTCGCATGACTGTGACGCCCGACCGCGCCAGCCGCTTCAGCGTCAACGTCCGCATTCCCGGCTGGGCGCGCAACGAAGCCGTGCCCGGCGACCTCTACCGCTTCAGTGATAACCTCAATGAGCCGGTCACGCTCAAGGTCAATGGCCAGCCGGTGGCGCTCGCCGTCGACAAAGGCTATGTCCGGCTGAGCCGCGTGTGGAAGCGCGGCGATGTGATTGAGCTTACATTGCCGATGCCCGTGCGCCGCGTCGTCGCCAACGATCAGGTCGAAGCCGACCGCAACCGCGTCGCCTTGCAGCGCGGCCCGCT comes from the Blastocatellia bacterium genome and includes:
- a CDS encoding glycoside hydrolase family 127 protein; translation: MKLKPMCAVLLLTLSIAGVAAQANSSQTTRAPRRATARPLRDYPVKPVPFTAVHFNDQFWAPRIEINRRVSIPFAFQKCEETGRIANLERAAAAIRNQPNRDKKLPAYPFDDTDIYKVIEGAAYTLSVQRDARLEAYIDGLIVKIAAAQEPDGYLYPARTINPEKPHAWAGAHRFELERLDSHELYEIGHLTEAAVAYYQATGKRALLDVALKCADLLDRTFGPGKQSIWPGHQITEMALARLYRESGDERYLRLAKFLLDARGPDGSKGGGRTYNQSHAKVTDQAEAVGHAVRATYMYSGMADVAALTGDDSYIRAIDRIWSNVVNQKLYITGGLGAIGNIEGFGKNYELPNMTAYNETCAAIGNDFWNYRLFLLHQDARYIDVMERTLYNGLLSGVSLDGKSFFYPNPLESNGQHQRSPWFGVACCPGNMTRFLASVPGYVYAEQGDTLYVNLYVASTAAIKLDNGRAVHMTQATSYPWAGDVRMTVTPDRASRFSVNVRIPGWARNEAVPGDLYRFSDNLNEPVTLKVNGQPVALAVDKGYVRLSRVWKRGDVIELTLPMPVRRVVANDQVEADRNRVALQRGPLVYCAEWPDSPDHHVRNLLLDDNARLTAEFRPDLLTGVTVIKGTATALAYNEAGQVASKEQAFMAIPYYAWANRGPGEMLVWIPNRAASARPRPLPTIASMSKVRTSGGRNPRAINDQEEPRASNDPSPFHWWPNKGTSEWVEYAFEKAATVSETAVYWFDDTGEGECRVPAAWRVLYKDGDQWKPVESREPYGVARDRYNRVSFKPVTTTALRLEVTLQPSWSAGIHEWKVNE
- a CDS encoding alpha-glucuronidase family glycosyl hydrolase, whose protein sequence is MKNHHRPMWVAAVAILLLNAIAPASPPPRAAGYDAWLRYAAVDERAIRQTYDRLPAVVVALDESPVIKAAREELWRGVRGMLDRSLRVVSRLPDEDAILLGTIDSLRKMFPSLGPSLALTADGFWLKTVKRGGHAYLLVTGANDRGVLYGAFGLLRRMALGEAVDALDVQENPYAGVRMLNHWDNLDGTIERGYAGPSIFFANNNVVSDLGRVRDYARLMASVGVNACSINNVNANPRVITTEFLPQLARVAEVFRPWGVKLFVSVDFSSPQKIGGLDTFDPLDARVARWWKTKADEIYAAIPDFGGFVLKADSEGRLGPSAYGRTHADAANVIARALGPHGGVIFYRGFVYDHHMDWRNLKNDRAAAAYNNLHPLDGQFDDNAVLQIKHGPIDFQVREPASPLFGGLEKTNQVIELQITQEYTGQQRHLCFLVPMWKAVLDFDMQAKSAGTPVKQLVAGRTFKRPIGGMVAVANVGASRTWLGHHLAMANLYGFGRLAWNPDLSSQQIAEEWTRQTFGDDPQVVRTIVALELDSWPAYEKYTGPLGAGTLTDIINIHYGPAPDSSENNGWGQWHRADDKGVGMDRTQATGTGYTGQYREPVAEIYEQLATCPDELLLFMHHVPYAHVLHSGKTVIQHIYDSHYEGAEMAAGFVNRWRALKGRIDESRYAEVLARLEYQAGHARVWRDAVCNYFLRKSGLVDAKGRVGHYPNRIEAEAMQLDGYQVIDIIPWEAASGSKAIACTSSERHGTASFRYDGRAGWFDLDVQYFDESDGRSAFKLLVNGQRVDEWLADEQLPTTKPDAHASTRHRVHGLALRPGDLIRIEATADGSEQAAIDYVEINPAEKR